In Terriglobales bacterium, the genomic stretch GAACAATCCCGACATGGCGGCCGCGGAAGCCGCCGCCGCGGACTTTGTGACCAATTTTCCCACCAGCCAGTTGCGGGGAACGCTCTACCAGGTGCTGCAAAGCCGGTACCAGAACGCTAACGACGCCGACAAGACCATCGAGATGGGCCGCAAGTCCATCGAGTACGACCCGGACAACACCTGGGCCCTGGCCATTACCGCCAGCGTGCTGGCCGATCGCACACGGGAAACCGATCTCGACCGGGACGAGAGGCTGGCGGAGGTTGCCAAGTATGCGCAGCGCGCCTTGGAGACCGTCGACACCGGCCTGGCGCTGGCCCCCAGCGCCACCGACGAGCAAGTACAGATGATGAAGGCGGTACTGCTGGGCGTGGCCCACGAAGCCTTGGGCGTGGCGGAAACCGTGCGCAAGAATGATGCCGCCGCGGAGCAGCACTTCCGCAAAGCCACAGAGATCAACCAGGCGCGCCCCGATCCGCTCACCTGGCTGCGCTTGGCGCTGGCTCTGGATCGTCAGAAGAAATATCCGGACGCCTTACAGGCGGCCAACCGCGCGGTGGAGATCGCCCAGGCCCAGGGCGGCGGACAGGTCCACGATATGGCCAAGCAGGAGCAGGCCCGCCTGACGCAGTTGACGGGAACCAAGTAGCTGGACCTCCGGTCCGAAGCCCGACCCGGATTGGCCATGAGAGCAGCAGAAATCACGGCCCTGGAGGCGGCGCTGGGACATCGCTTCCAGCACCGCGAACTGCTGGAGCAGGCGCTGACCCACGCCTCGCACGCCCACGAGGCTGAGTCGCGTGCCCCCGCTTCCGGCGCGCGCGACAACGAGCAACTGGAATTTCTGGGCGACGCCGTGCTTGGCTTCCTTGCCACCCGGGAGCTCTACCGCCGTTTCCCTGACTTTCACGAGGGGGAGCTTTCCAAAATGCGCGCCCACATGGTGAGCGCGCAACATCTGGTCCACGTGGCCGGCGAACTGGAACTGGGACGCTACCTGCGCCTGGGTCGCGGGGAGGAAAAGAGCGGCGGGCG encodes the following:
- a CDS encoding tetratricopeptide repeat protein, with the translated sequence MKKSFSIIILSLVLTAVAVAQTYSGQQQKPAGQAPAGSQPQAGAQPAQPAPATAPGRRVLQAQSAEEQVAYLAVVNNPDMAAAEAAAADFVTNFPTSQLRGTLYQVLQSRYQNANDADKTIEMGRKSIEYDPDNTWALAITASVLADRTRETDLDRDERLAEVAKYAQRALETVDTGLALAPSATDEQVQMMKAVLLGVAHEALGVAETVRKNDAAAEQHFRKATEINQARPDPLTWLRLALALDRQKKYPDALQAANRAVEIAQAQGGGQVHDMAKQEQARLTQLTGTK